A DNA window from Phoenix dactylifera cultivar Barhee BC4 chromosome 13, palm_55x_up_171113_PBpolish2nd_filt_p, whole genome shotgun sequence contains the following coding sequences:
- the LOC103720048 gene encoding nuclear envelope-associated protein 2-like isoform X2 gives MQLKDEVLRIEKEIMNAVVIAGAKNDCELQKVLAEVSPKNFENLSKHLDAKDAEIARLRDEIRILSAHWKHKTKELESQLEKHRRTDQELKKRVLKLEFCLQEARNQTRKLQRMGEKSDDDIKELRDQLAMKQQDGSGCNDKQKFWESSSFKIVVSMSMLVLAVFAKQ, from the exons ATGCAACTGAAAGATGAAGTTTTAAGAATAGAGAAAGAGATCATGAATGCAGTTGTGATAGCTGGAGCTAAAAATGATTGCGAGCTTCAGAAGGTTTTGGCTGAAGTCTCCCCCAAGAATTTTGAGAATCTCAGTAAACACTTGGATGCTAAAGATGCAGAGATTGCTAGATTAAGAGATGAGATCAGGATCTTGTCAGCACACTGGAAACATAAGACCAAAGAATTAGAATCACAG TTAGAGAAACATCGAAGGACTGATCAGGAATTGAAGAAGAGAGTACTAAAGCTTGAGTTCTGTCTTCAAGAAGCGCGGAATCAAACAAGGAAACTTCAAAGG ATGGGAGAAAAAAGTGATGACGACATAAAAGAGCTAAGAGATCAGTTGGCAATGAAGCAGCAGGATGGGTCTGGCTGCAACGACAAGCAGAAATTTTGGGAGAGCTCCAGTTTCAAGATTGTTGTTTCTATGTCTATGTTGGTCTTAGCTGTTTTTGCGAAGCAGTGA
- the LOC103720051 gene encoding CBL-interacting protein kinase 1-like isoform X2, with protein sequence MVREGREGMLQGKYEIGRTLGEGNFGKVKYARHVETGKAVAVKILDRKRIQSVKIDDQVKREIGTLKLLKHPNVVRLLEVSASKTKIYMVLEYVNGGELFDKIALKGKLSEQEGRRLFQQLIDAISYCHEKGVYHRDLKPENVLIDAKGNIKISDFGLSALPQHFGNDGLLHTTCGSPNYIAPEVLANRGYDGARSDIWSCGVILYVILVGYLPFEDRNIAVLYQKIFKGDTQIPKWLSPGAQNLLRRILDPNPITRINVAGIKEDEWFKQDYTPVVLDDDDDEDKSIDDAALKIKEHNEGDFPLSPTHINAFELIGMSSYLDLSGFFEKEDVSERKIRFTSNYPPKDLFKNIEDIVTEMGYEVQRGHGKPICS encoded by the exons ATGGTTCGGGAAGGAAGGGAAGGAATGCTACAGGGGAAGTATGAGATCGGGAGGACGCTTGGAGAGGGAAACTTCGGGAAGGTGAAGTACGCACGCCACGTGGAGACAGGGAAGGCCGTCGCCGTGAAGATCCTCGACCGGAAGCGCATCCAATCCGTCAAGATCGATGACCAG GTAAAGAGAGAGATTGGAACGCTGAAGCTTTTGAAGCATCCGAACGTCGTTCGATTACTGGAG GTCTCGGCAAGCAAAACCAAGATTTACATGGTCCTTGAATATGTGAATGGTGGTGAATTGTTCGACAAAATT GCACTGAAGGGGAAGCTCTCAGAACAAGAAGGAAGAAGGCTTTTTCAGCAGCTAATTGATGCTATAAGTTATTGCCATGAGAAGGGTGTTTACCACAGGGATTTAAAG CCGGAGAACGTTCTTATCGATGCAAAAGGGAACATAAAGATATCTGATTTTGGCCTCAGTGCTTTACCTCAGCATTTTGGGAATGATGGGTTGCTGCATACAACCTGTGGCAGTCCAAATTATATTGCCCCTGAA GTCCTTGCCAACAGAGGATATGACGGTGCGCGGTCAGATATCTGGTCTTGTGGTGTCATCTTATATGTTATTCTTGTGGGATATCTTCCATTCGAGGACAGAAATATTGCTGTTCTTTATCAGAAG ATATTCAAGGGAGACACCCAGATCCCTAAATGGCTGTCCCCTGGTGCTCAAAACCTTTTACGGAGAATTCTTGATCCGAATCCTATCACCCGGATAAATGTAGCTGGAATTAAAGAAGATGAGTGGTTTAAGCAAGATTATACTCCTgttgttcttgatgatgatgatgatgaagataagAGTATTGATGATGCAGCTCTCAAAATTAAAGAG CATAATGAGGGAGATTTTCCATTGTCACCCACCCATATCAATGCTTTTGAGCTTATCGGAATGTCTTCATACCTTGATCTTTCTGGCTTTTTCGAAAAAGAG GATGTTTCTGAAAGGAAGATAAGATTCACATCCAACTATCCGCCAAAAGATTTGTTTAAAAATATCGAAGATATTGTCACAGAAATGGGATATGAAGTCCAGAGGGGACATGGAAAG CCTATTTGCAGCTGA
- the LOC103720048 gene encoding nuclear envelope-associated protein 2-like isoform X1 produces MSAGGRTSTSSISSASSTSSSSSLELDPLLKDLTEKKLSFRRSVVSLAAELKDVRSRLALQEESFARENRTRQVAESKARSMEEEIGRLQNCLEERNEQLIASTSTSEQCAKEFDDLRSQLSVTQATAEASALSAQSAQAQCLTLLRELNQKNSSLKEHEIHVNKLGEQLDNLQKDLQARELSQMQLKDEVLRIEKEIMNAVVIAGAKNDCELQKVLAEVSPKNFENLSKHLDAKDAEIARLRDEIRILSAHWKHKTKELESQLEKHRRTDQELKKRVLKLEFCLQEARNQTRKLQRMGEKSDDDIKELRDQLAMKQQDGSGCNDKQKFWESSSFKIVVSMSMLVLAVFAKQ; encoded by the exons ATGTCGGCCGGAGGGAGGACGTCAACATCATCAATATCATCAGCATCATCAACATCGTCTTCGTCGTCACTAGAGCTGGATCCGCTGTTGAAGGATCTTACAGAGAAGAAGCTGAGCTTTCGGAGGAGCGTGGTGTCGCTGGCGGCGGAGCTCAAGGATGTTCGAAGTAGGTTGGCTTTGCAGGAGGAGTCCTTTGCCCGAGAAAACCGAACAAGGCAG GTAGCAGAGTCAAAGGCGAGGAGCATGGAGGAGGAGATAGGTAGGCTGCAGAATTGTTTGGAAGAGAGGAATGAGCAATTGATAGCATCTACATCTACTTCTGAACAG TGTGCTAAGGAGTTCGATGATTTAAGATCCCAGCTTTCAGTTACTCAAGCCACTGCAGAGGCTAGTGCTCTCTCAGCTCAATCAGCACAAGCTCAGTGCTTGACCTTATTGagagaactaaatcagaaaaatagtTCACTAAAAGAGCATGAGATCCATGTCAATAAGCTAGGGGAGCAGTTAGATAATCTGCAAAAGGATCTCCAAGCAAGGGAGCTTTCACAAATGCAACTGAAAGATGAAGTTTTAAGAATAGAGAAAGAGATCATGAATGCAGTTGTGATAGCTGGAGCTAAAAATGATTGCGAGCTTCAGAAGGTTTTGGCTGAAGTCTCCCCCAAGAATTTTGAGAATCTCAGTAAACACTTGGATGCTAAAGATGCAGAGATTGCTAGATTAAGAGATGAGATCAGGATCTTGTCAGCACACTGGAAACATAAGACCAAAGAATTAGAATCACAG TTAGAGAAACATCGAAGGACTGATCAGGAATTGAAGAAGAGAGTACTAAAGCTTGAGTTCTGTCTTCAAGAAGCGCGGAATCAAACAAGGAAACTTCAAAGG ATGGGAGAAAAAAGTGATGACGACATAAAAGAGCTAAGAGATCAGTTGGCAATGAAGCAGCAGGATGGGTCTGGCTGCAACGACAAGCAGAAATTTTGGGAGAGCTCCAGTTTCAAGATTGTTGTTTCTATGTCTATGTTGGTCTTAGCTGTTTTTGCGAAGCAGTGA
- the LOC103720051 gene encoding CBL-interacting protein kinase 1-like isoform X1, giving the protein MVREGREGMLQGKYEIGRTLGEGNFGKVKYARHVETGKAVAVKILDRKRIQSVKIDDQVKREIGTLKLLKHPNVVRLLEVSASKTKIYMVLEYVNGGELFDKIALKGKLSEQEGRRLFQQLIDAISYCHEKGVYHRDLKPENVLIDAKGNIKISDFGLSALPQHFGNDGLLHTTCGSPNYIAPEVLANRGYDGARSDIWSCGVILYVILVGYLPFEDRNIAVLYQKIFKGDTQIPKWLSPGAQNLLRRILDPNPITRINVAGIKEDEWFKQDYTPVVLDDDDDEDKSIDDAALKIKEHNEGDFPLSPTHINAFELIGMSSYLDLSGFFEKEDVSERKIRFTSNYPPKDLFKNIEDIVTEMGYEVQRGHGKLKVLQQSKGAKSPGSLSVAAEVFELSPSLYVVELRKSYGDSSLYRQLCTKLSNDLGVCTSQQLLKTQSCLPEITGFEGEMSVAAL; this is encoded by the exons ATGGTTCGGGAAGGAAGGGAAGGAATGCTACAGGGGAAGTATGAGATCGGGAGGACGCTTGGAGAGGGAAACTTCGGGAAGGTGAAGTACGCACGCCACGTGGAGACAGGGAAGGCCGTCGCCGTGAAGATCCTCGACCGGAAGCGCATCCAATCCGTCAAGATCGATGACCAG GTAAAGAGAGAGATTGGAACGCTGAAGCTTTTGAAGCATCCGAACGTCGTTCGATTACTGGAG GTCTCGGCAAGCAAAACCAAGATTTACATGGTCCTTGAATATGTGAATGGTGGTGAATTGTTCGACAAAATT GCACTGAAGGGGAAGCTCTCAGAACAAGAAGGAAGAAGGCTTTTTCAGCAGCTAATTGATGCTATAAGTTATTGCCATGAGAAGGGTGTTTACCACAGGGATTTAAAG CCGGAGAACGTTCTTATCGATGCAAAAGGGAACATAAAGATATCTGATTTTGGCCTCAGTGCTTTACCTCAGCATTTTGGGAATGATGGGTTGCTGCATACAACCTGTGGCAGTCCAAATTATATTGCCCCTGAA GTCCTTGCCAACAGAGGATATGACGGTGCGCGGTCAGATATCTGGTCTTGTGGTGTCATCTTATATGTTATTCTTGTGGGATATCTTCCATTCGAGGACAGAAATATTGCTGTTCTTTATCAGAAG ATATTCAAGGGAGACACCCAGATCCCTAAATGGCTGTCCCCTGGTGCTCAAAACCTTTTACGGAGAATTCTTGATCCGAATCCTATCACCCGGATAAATGTAGCTGGAATTAAAGAAGATGAGTGGTTTAAGCAAGATTATACTCCTgttgttcttgatgatgatgatgatgaagataagAGTATTGATGATGCAGCTCTCAAAATTAAAGAG CATAATGAGGGAGATTTTCCATTGTCACCCACCCATATCAATGCTTTTGAGCTTATCGGAATGTCTTCATACCTTGATCTTTCTGGCTTTTTCGAAAAAGAG GATGTTTCTGAAAGGAAGATAAGATTCACATCCAACTATCCGCCAAAAGATTTGTTTAAAAATATCGAAGATATTGTCACAGAAATGGGATATGAAGTCCAGAGGGGACATGGAAAG CTGAAAGTCTTGCAACAATCCAAGGGTGCAAAGAGCCCAGGATCCCTTTCTGTTGCTGCTGAG GTGTTTGAGCTCAGTCCATCTCTGTATGTTGTAGAGCTACGAAAATCATATGGAGATTCTTCATTGTACAGACAG TTGTGTACAAAGCTATCAAATGATTTAGGTGTCTGTACAAGCCAGCAGCTTTTGAAGACACAATCTTGTTTGCCAGAGATCACTGGTTTTGAAGGGGAGATGTCTGTTGCTGCTTTGTGA
- the LOC103720050 gene encoding pentatricopeptide repeat-containing protein At5g66520-like: protein MSLIQEATTLPQLLQIHTLLLKTSLDRNIFVLTKFLRRCFAFPSRQALPHGRSIFDGIDAPDAFLWNTLIRAYLQAQEPVESLHLFHKMRLREGVAVDSFSISLALQACGRSGESRIGRAIHTHLLKLGFVSDLFVQTALVEMYAKVGDIGLARRVFNEMPERDLVSYNVMLAEYIRCGNVQEARLLFDEMPDRDLVSWNTMIHGYAMSGDLRAAQEIFDRTHERDLFSWSSMISAYAQSRQSSGALRLFHEMQLANVAPDKVTMVSVLSACSDLGALSMGKVIHKFIERKGIEVDVRLGTSLVDMYAKCGDIDSSLGLFHKLSERDVLTWSSMIIGLANHGLGMVALDFFSKMISEGVKPNEITFVGVLTACSHAGLVSEGRAHFNSMSDVYGISPTIEHYGCMVDLLGRAGLIEEARQFIKDMPFEPDAVVWRALLGACRIQKNVEIAEEAIAKLVDLEPLVDGHYVLLSNIFAHANRWDGVANVRKMMRSKSIQRIPGSSSIEVDDTVYEFVAGDKSHPRSDEIYRMLNEIIDRLKQAGYRPITSLVFQDTDERSKECLLIQHSEKLAIAFGFLASPPKSTIRIMKNLRVCEDCHWAIKLVSLVYDRQLIVRDPNRFHHFAKGECSCREYW from the coding sequence ATGTCCCTAATCCAAGAGGCCACCACCCTCCCCCAACTCCTCCAAATCCACACCCTCCTCCTCAAGACCTCTCTCGATCGCAACATCTTCGTCCTCACCAAATTCCTCCGCCGATGCTTCGCCTTTCCCTCTCGTCAGGCCTTGCCGCATGGCCGATCCATCTTTGACGGAATCGACGCCCCTGACGCATTCTTATGGAACACCTTGATCCGCGCCTACTTGCAGGCGCAAGAGCCTGTTGAATCCCTTCACCTTTTCCACAAAATGAGGCTCCGAGAGGGTGTGGCGGTCGATAGCTTCAGCATCTCATTAGCTCTTCAGGCGTGTGGGAGGTCCGGCGAGTCCAGGATTGGTAGAGCAATACATACACATTTGTTGAAGCTCGGATTTGTATCGGATTTGTTCGTGCAGACGGCTCTCGTGGAGATGTATGCGAAGGTTGGAGACATCGGTCTTGCAAGAAGGGTCTTCAATGAAATGCCTGAGAGGGATTTAGTCTCGTACAATGTCATGCTGGCAGAGTACATCAGGTGTGGTAATGTCCAAGAAGCTCGTTTGTTGTTCGACGAGATGCCTGATAGAGATTTGGTTTCTTGGAATACCATGATCCATGGGTATGCAATGAGCGGCGATCTCCGTGCTGCACAAGAAATATTTGATAGGACCCACGAGAGGGACTTGTTCTCTTGGAGCTCGATGATTTCAGCTTATGCACAGAGCAGGCAGTCAAGCGGGGCATTGAGGCTATTTCATGAGATGCAGTTGGCAAATGTGGCGCCCGATAAGGTTACAATGGTTAGCGTGCTTTCCGCTTGTAGTGATCTGGGGGCCTTGAGCATGGGGAAGGTGATCCACAAGTTTATAGAGAGGAAGGGAATAGAAGTGGATGTCAGACTTGGAACTTCTCTGGTTGACATGTATGCCAAGTGTGGAGATATCGATAgttcccttggactcttccatAAGCTGTCTGAGAGGGATGTTCTTACTTGGAGTAGCATGATCATAGGGCTTGCAAACCATGGGCTTGGGATGGTTGCCCTTGATTTCTTCTCTAAGATGATATCTGAAGGAGTGAAACCAAATGAGATCACTTTTGTCGGAGTGCTCACGGCTTGTAGCCATGCTGGTCTGGTCAGTGAAGGTAGGGCTCACTTTAACTCGATGAGTGATGTGTATGGCATTTCGCCTACTATTGAGCACTATGGATGCATGGTTGACCTCTTGGGAAGGGCTGGGCTTATTGAAGAGGCGAGACAATTTATCAAAGATATGCCATTTGAGCCAGATGCAGTTGTCTGGAGGGCACTTCTTGGTGCATGTCGGATCCAAAAAAATGTTGAGATAGCAGAAGAAGCCATAGCCAAACTTGTTGATTTAGAGCCTCTTGTTGATGGGCACTATGTCCTGTTATCAAACATTTTTGCACATGCTAACAGGTGGGATGGTGTTGCAAACGTAAGGAAAATGATGAGAAGCAAAAGCATTCAAAGGATCCCCGGGAGCAGTTCAATTGAAGTTGATGATACAGTTTATGAGTTTGTTGCTGGTGATAAATCACACCCCAGGAGTGATGAGATATACCGAATGTTGAATGAGATTATTGATAGACTAAAACAAGCTGGATACAGACCAATAACGTCCTTGGTCTTTCAAGACACTGATGAAAGATCGAAAGAGTGCCTATTGATTCAACACAGTGAGAAGCTAGCAATTGCTTTTGGATTTCTGGCTTCCCCTCCAAAGTCTACCATTCGAATTATGAAGAATCTTCGAGTCTGTGAGGATTGCCATTGGGCCATTAAGCTTGTGTCTTTAGTTTATGATCGCCAACTGATCGTCAGAGACCCAAACCGGTTCCATCATTTTGCGAAAGGGGAGTGCTCTTGCAGGGAATACTGGTGA
- the LOC120112929 gene encoding uncharacterized protein LOC120112929, giving the protein MDIDLALREDMPPVPMEKTMPEEKKLYERWERSNRLSLLLIQNHISRKIRGSIPDCKTAKEFLTAVEEQFVSSKKALASTLISRFASLKYNDNGGIREHIMELRDIAAQLKSLEVDMSETFLVHFVLNSLPMEYAPFKISYNIHTEK; this is encoded by the coding sequence ATGGATATTGATTTGGCACTTCGTGAGGATATGCCACCCGTCCCCATGGAGAAAACTATGCCAGAGGAGAAAAAGTTGTATGAGAGATGGGAGCGGTCAAACCGCTTAAGTCTTTTACTCATACAAAATCATATCTCCAGAAAGATAAGGGGCTCAATTCCTGATTGCAAAACTGCAAAAGAATTCTTAACAGCAGTAGAAGAGCAATTTGTGAGTTCAAAGAAAGCCCTAGCCAGCACCTTAATATCGAGGTTTGCTTCCTTAAAGTATAATGATAATGGTGGCATACGCGAGCACATTATGGAATTACGTGACATCGCTGCCCAATTAAAATCATTGGAAGTAGACATGTCAGAGACTTTTCTTGTACACTTTGTTCTTAATTCTCTGCCTATGGAGTATGCACCATTTAAGATCTCATACAACATACATACAGAAAAATAG